In Lacibacter sp. H375, one DNA window encodes the following:
- a CDS encoding glycan-binding surface protein, translated as MNKRLKDRLYFLSLSIMIVALLSACKKTMEMPPVISEIRSYVASPNDSVLNSLVADGQWVVISGKNLKNAIQIKFNGVNASFNSTLFAENSAVVQIPAIMFSTIDTTKLYKLEYTTTGGSTTFDFKLGPGAPIISAISNVFANPGDSVFLYGSNLVLVQSLSYAGTPITSFKSNLDGTSLGFKMPAQQPTDRVLLTTKGGSVDFKIVATPTITHVSNENAIAGDSVYVYGTYLKNIQSFNFGGATITSFESSADGSAVGFVMPSISASEPITITTPFGSVTTIFKVNNQISTTGMLANMEWGSYFGWGWWGASGLTVNSVANSGGWITVKPDFDGILGKNNSMFVSFNTSSIPAGDGQSFGPYNFPIGGNEWVPVSNLSDPVGNWAIKFEISIAKPWNGGTLCFESGFAGGSYIARYEPWQISANATAAVSTKGWQTITIPLSSFRAADPTLGPGKGASVSSLANLLGATGNTGLSIYLHNYATGATTTGFYAAFDNVRVVKIK; from the coding sequence ATGAATAAAAGATTAAAAGACCGCTTGTATTTTTTGTCGCTGTCAATAATGATCGTGGCATTATTATCGGCGTGTAAAAAAACGATGGAGATGCCTCCTGTCATTTCTGAGATCAGGAGTTATGTAGCTTCTCCCAATGATTCTGTTCTTAACAGCCTGGTAGCCGATGGCCAATGGGTAGTTATTTCGGGCAAGAATTTAAAAAATGCAATACAAATAAAGTTTAATGGTGTAAATGCATCGTTCAACAGCACTTTGTTTGCAGAGAACAGTGCAGTGGTGCAAATACCAGCAATCATGTTTTCAACAATTGACACGACTAAGCTTTATAAGCTAGAATATACAACCACCGGCGGCTCAACCACGTTCGATTTTAAATTAGGACCCGGTGCGCCAATTATTTCGGCTATCTCAAATGTATTTGCCAACCCCGGAGACTCTGTATTCTTATATGGCTCCAATTTGGTTTTGGTTCAAAGTCTTTCGTATGCAGGAACTCCCATAACATCATTCAAATCAAATCTTGATGGAACCTCTCTTGGTTTTAAGATGCCGGCACAACAACCAACGGATCGTGTATTACTTACTACAAAGGGCGGATCAGTGGATTTCAAAATTGTGGCAACCCCAACAATTACACATGTTTCAAATGAAAATGCTATTGCAGGTGATTCGGTATATGTGTATGGCACTTATTTGAAAAATATTCAATCATTCAATTTTGGCGGTGCAACGATCACTTCTTTTGAATCATCCGCTGATGGTAGTGCTGTGGGTTTTGTGATGCCTTCCATTTCAGCAAGTGAACCAATAACCATTACTACTCCGTTTGGCAGTGTTACAACCATTTTCAAAGTAAATAACCAGATCAGTACTACTGGTATGTTAGCGAATATGGAGTGGGGTAGCTATTTCGGTTGGGGATGGTGGGGCGCTTCAGGACTTACAGTTAACAGTGTGGCAAATAGTGGCGGCTGGATTACAGTAAAACCCGACTTCGACGGAATATTAGGCAAGAATAACAGCATGTTTGTTTCATTTAATACAAGTAGTATTCCGGCAGGTGATGGACAGTCTTTTGGTCCTTATAATTTCCCTATTGGAGGTAATGAATGGGTGCCAGTCTCAAATCTTTCTGACCCAGTGGGCAATTGGGCAATTAAGTTTGAAATAAGCATTGCGAAACCATGGAACGGTGGTACGCTTTGTTTTGAATCTGGTTTTGCCGGAGGTAGCTACATTGCCCGTTATGAGCCCTGGCAAATTTCCGCTAACGCCACAGCAGCAGTTTCTACCAAAGGATGGCAAACAATAACTATACCCCTGTCTTCATTCCGTGCCGCAGACCCAACGCTTGGTCCTGGCAAAGGAGCTTCGGTTTCAAGTTTAGCCAATTTATTAGGAGCCACCGGTAATACAGGTTTGAGTATTTACCTGCATAACTATGCTACAGGTGCAACCACCACCGGGTTTTATGCTGCATTTGATAATGTGCGTGTTGTAAAAATAAAATGA
- a CDS encoding alpha/beta hydrolase-fold protein → MFKKLSAVAYIGFLFFFLLFDENVWAQERPPIRLGPDDKPAYNNPPVGFRNKRENIAHGTISTVQYDSKTLSSRREMLVYTPAGYSPDRKYPVIYLLHGLNSGAGQWPYWVRADHVIDNLIADGKIEPVIMVFPNCNTNVTVSNPKPDEQEERKGGFKGYGKSFENDLLNDIIPYIESHYSVYTDRKHRALAGLSMGGGQSLNIGLSHINTFAFVGGFSSAPNTNEFGGLNNIKLLPDLLPAKEQLALLWLGCGSKDGLIGVSQRVHNHLKEQKVPHVWHVDDNGHDDVEWANNLYLFAQHIFKKSKGNLSQLSLPKVFSSNMVLQRDIQIPVWGNASPGATVVATLGKIRATAKADSKGKWMMHFPKFKAGGPYTLKIIEQEKPANVIELKDILIGDVWVASGQSNMEWQLQLAKDAAKEIANANFPKIRFLYVKQGKQIKPQTDIQTDQWKICDTSNVKEWSAVAYFFARKIHQDQNIPIGIIQSTWGGTAIESWMSREMLLTSPVTRERTLVVDTISISQEDIIQDSLKQIRFWDIIYNPQNNADKLVPSAEFNDAGWTEIEMPNVIKNFGIGPFEGIVWLRKKINLPESYHQKELTISLGHPEMNYTLYFNGQEICKNVWYSNPTHTYTIPANLVKNGENIIALRMAMLWTGGGLNPADTVFISDGSSEISLGGKWVYKKDVEPALPKMHNYQQNPSVIFNNMIYPVIPYGIKGFIWYQGESNAAAAYDYRTLFPMLIADWRQRWQQGNLPFLFVQLANYMKTKPLPDESEWAELREAQTRTLSLPNTGMACAIDIGEAGDIHPKNKQDVGYRLALLANKMVYKQNVVASGPQYKSYKIEGDHIRINFINNGTTLKTKDGKEIIGFSIAGADKKFYWATATIEGNEIVVSSAEVKKPVAVRYAWADNPECNLINSEGLPAVPFRTDDWKGITQK, encoded by the coding sequence ATGTTTAAAAAATTATCTGCCGTTGCATACATTGGTTTTTTATTTTTTTTCTTATTGTTTGATGAAAACGTTTGGGCACAGGAACGGCCACCCATTCGATTAGGCCCCGATGATAAGCCGGCTTACAACAATCCACCTGTTGGCTTCAGGAACAAACGAGAGAATATTGCTCATGGTACAATCAGCACTGTTCAGTACGATTCCAAAACACTTTCGTCACGTCGGGAGATGTTGGTGTATACTCCTGCCGGTTATTCACCTGATCGAAAGTACCCGGTAATTTATTTATTGCATGGTCTCAATTCAGGTGCAGGTCAATGGCCGTACTGGGTGCGTGCAGATCATGTTATTGATAACCTGATAGCCGATGGTAAAATTGAACCTGTAATTATGGTTTTCCCTAATTGCAATACCAATGTAACAGTATCCAATCCCAAACCTGATGAACAGGAAGAACGAAAAGGGGGATTTAAAGGTTATGGTAAATCGTTTGAAAACGATTTGCTCAACGATATTATTCCTTACATCGAATCGCATTATTCTGTATACACCGATCGTAAGCATCGTGCACTTGCAGGTTTGTCCATGGGTGGTGGACAGTCGTTGAATATTGGTCTCTCGCATATCAATACGTTTGCTTTTGTTGGCGGATTTTCATCAGCCCCGAATACAAATGAATTCGGAGGACTTAATAACATCAAACTGTTACCTGATCTGTTGCCAGCAAAAGAACAACTTGCATTGCTTTGGCTTGGCTGTGGCAGTAAAGATGGCTTGATTGGTGTGAGCCAGCGTGTGCACAATCATCTGAAAGAACAAAAGGTACCACATGTATGGCATGTAGATGACAATGGACATGATGATGTTGAGTGGGCCAATAATCTTTATCTTTTTGCACAGCATATTTTCAAAAAAAGCAAGGGAAATTTATCTCAACTCAGTTTGCCAAAAGTGTTTAGCAGTAATATGGTTTTGCAAAGGGATATTCAAATTCCTGTGTGGGGTAATGCCAGCCCGGGAGCAACTGTAGTGGCAACACTTGGAAAGATACGAGCAACAGCAAAAGCCGATAGCAAAGGAAAATGGATGATGCATTTTCCAAAGTTTAAAGCAGGGGGGCCTTATACACTAAAAATTATTGAACAGGAAAAGCCGGCAAATGTTATTGAGCTAAAAGATATTTTAATTGGTGATGTTTGGGTTGCTTCTGGTCAGTCAAATATGGAGTGGCAACTGCAGTTGGCAAAAGATGCTGCTAAAGAAATTGCCAATGCCAATTTTCCAAAAATTCGATTTCTTTATGTGAAGCAGGGCAAACAAATAAAACCTCAAACTGATATTCAAACTGATCAATGGAAAATTTGTGACACATCAAATGTGAAGGAATGGTCAGCGGTTGCGTACTTTTTTGCACGTAAAATTCACCAAGATCAAAATATTCCGATTGGTATTATTCAAAGCACCTGGGGCGGCACCGCCATCGAATCATGGATGAGCAGAGAAATGCTGCTTACTTCACCTGTTACAAGGGAAAGAACACTTGTTGTTGATACAATTTCAATAAGCCAGGAAGATATTATTCAGGACAGTTTGAAACAGATACGTTTTTGGGATATAATCTATAATCCGCAAAATAATGCGGACAAGTTAGTCCCGTCTGCAGAATTTAATGATGCCGGTTGGACTGAAATCGAAATGCCCAATGTGATAAAAAATTTTGGAATCGGTCCTTTTGAAGGTATCGTGTGGTTAAGAAAAAAAATCAACCTGCCTGAATCTTATCATCAAAAAGAATTAACCATCAGCCTTGGTCATCCCGAGATGAATTATACGCTCTACTTTAATGGTCAGGAAATTTGTAAAAATGTTTGGTATTCCAATCCAACACATACGTATACCATTCCGGCCAACCTGGTAAAGAACGGAGAAAATATTATCGCATTAAGAATGGCTATGTTATGGACAGGTGGTGGATTGAATCCGGCAGATACAGTTTTTATTTCCGATGGTTCATCTGAAATTTCATTAGGCGGTAAATGGGTTTACAAAAAAGATGTTGAACCTGCACTTCCTAAAATGCATAATTATCAGCAAAACCCTTCTGTTATTTTTAATAACATGATCTACCCGGTTATTCCTTATGGCATCAAAGGATTTATCTGGTACCAGGGTGAATCAAATGCAGCAGCGGCTTATGATTATCGAACATTATTTCCTATGCTGATTGCAGACTGGAGACAACGCTGGCAACAAGGTAATCTTCCATTCTTATTTGTGCAGTTGGCCAATTACATGAAAACAAAACCACTTCCAGATGAAAGTGAATGGGCAGAATTGAGAGAAGCACAAACACGAACCTTATCGCTACCTAACACAGGCATGGCTTGCGCTATTGATATTGGAGAAGCGGGTGATATTCATCCGAAAAACAAACAGGACGTTGGCTACCGTTTGGCATTGCTGGCCAACAAAATGGTGTATAAACAAAATGTTGTTGCTTCCGGGCCACAGTATAAAAGTTATAAAATAGAAGGCGATCATATCAGGATCAATTTTATTAATAACGGTACGACGCTTAAAACAAAAGATGGAAAAGAAATAATTGGTTTTTCCATTGCCGGTGCCGACAAAAAATTTTATTGGGCCACAGCAACTATTGAAGGGAATGAAATTGTAGTATCATCTGCAGAAGTAAAAAAACCAGTAGCAGTGAGATATGCGTGGGCCGATAACCCCGAATGTAACCTCATAAATTCTGAAGGGTTGCCAGCAGTTCCATTCAGAACGGACGACTGGAAAGGCATCACCCAAAAATAA
- a CDS encoding T9SS type A sorting domain-containing protein: MQHFNLSGYLSNRVSQQSRKKSIALLCFVFLISLFHYEVKAQTSGYTWKNAPIGGGGFVTGIVTHKTSGDRYCRTDVGGAYRWDAANNKWVQLLDWINESENGFIGVDGLALDPQNANNVYMLCGTSYINNGRTAILKSTDKGNTFTYTDVTSKFKTHGNGNGRGNGERLAVDPKNSNILFCGTRGNGLWKSTDAGVTWNLAWNAVTTTPNENGICFVLFDPSGSVVNGASQTIYIGVSRTGGGNIYKSTNGGTSFTDITPTTSFMPHRAALQGTTMYVTYADGAGPAVNGDGKLYKLNTSTGAWTNVTPVHSKDYSYGGVSIDPTNVNRVIVSTCGMYWNNQFGTGWGDFIFITTDGGATWTLKNGSNATYDANGMEWSRGGAINWMDCIEFDQDNLLKVRVIGGGGVYTCSDITATNTSWKYDVIGIEETAFLDGTSIPGGPFISSFGDVSGFMHEPLTSAPSTRLSPAGGYNNHSIAYAAGNTNKVVRIGNGDNIVYYSNDKGSTWTGASSNMGASGRVAVSADGGTILHCPGGSSTTYYTTNNGGNWSACSGVSLGDVAPAADQVNSNYFYIFHPSTGQMFRSSNKGVSFSVAGTPGASTANHPWESVLIRTVPGFEGHLWVPLGRNGLKYSTNAGAAYTTVSNVSYCKSIGVGKTMPGSNYPAVFIWGTVSGVTGLFRSTDQGVTWLRLNDDANQFAGAPLLIGDMNVAGRVFMSAGGGRGVIYWEPSGSCTPTAITPYVQINGGAWQQTANASLTAGGTVMFGPQPVTGGSWNWSGPNNFSATTREVTISNIQANQAGNYVATYTNDGGCQSTQTFSVTVTTAATGSILREYWTCINGSTISSLTSNVNYPNNPTGSVQLTSLEGPTNWTNNYGTRIRGYVHPATSGSYTFWVAGNDNTDLYLSTSDNPANSSRIAYVNGSTNSRQWNKYASQQSVTINLTAGQKYYIEVLHKEGTGADNVAVAWQGPGISQQIIAGSYLSPFVPAGGGNSSATVSLNEDEINLYPNPSNKGRFTVILPETSENATVKIFDNQGRMVYEKSTQGNKKIEIDSQLQPGLYIVRINCKAYSFTKRLIVN, translated from the coding sequence ATGCAGCATTTTAATCTATCCGGATACTTGTCAAATAGAGTATCTCAGCAATCCAGAAAAAAATCAATTGCCTTATTATGCTTCGTTTTTTTAATTAGTCTGTTTCATTATGAAGTAAAGGCTCAAACATCAGGTTATACCTGGAAGAATGCACCTATTGGTGGGGGCGGTTTTGTAACAGGAATCGTTACTCATAAAACATCTGGCGACAGGTACTGCCGCACCGATGTAGGCGGGGCATACCGTTGGGATGCTGCCAACAATAAATGGGTTCAGCTGCTCGACTGGATTAACGAGTCAGAGAATGGATTTATTGGGGTGGATGGTTTGGCGCTGGATCCGCAGAATGCAAACAATGTTTATATGCTCTGCGGTACTTCTTATATCAACAACGGAAGAACGGCCATATTGAAATCAACCGATAAGGGAAATACATTCACGTATACAGATGTCACTTCCAAATTTAAAACGCACGGAAACGGGAACGGACGAGGCAACGGAGAACGTCTTGCTGTCGATCCCAAAAACAGCAACATATTATTCTGCGGAACCAGGGGCAATGGATTATGGAAAAGCACAGATGCCGGCGTTACCTGGAATCTTGCGTGGAATGCTGTAACAACCACTCCCAATGAAAACGGAATATGCTTTGTACTTTTTGATCCCTCAGGCAGTGTGGTAAACGGAGCCAGTCAAACCATTTACATAGGCGTTTCACGCACCGGAGGTGGGAACATTTACAAGAGCACAAACGGAGGTACCAGCTTTACCGACATTACTCCCACTACCAGTTTTATGCCGCATAGGGCGGCGCTGCAGGGAACTACAATGTATGTAACTTATGCAGATGGTGCAGGTCCGGCAGTTAATGGAGATGGAAAGTTATATAAGCTCAATACTTCTACAGGTGCATGGACAAACGTTACACCCGTTCATTCAAAGGATTATTCATACGGTGGCGTAAGTATCGACCCTACGAATGTTAATCGTGTGATAGTTTCCACCTGTGGTATGTATTGGAACAACCAGTTTGGTACAGGCTGGGGAGATTTTATTTTTATTACTACTGATGGAGGAGCGACCTGGACGCTTAAAAATGGCTCAAATGCCACCTATGATGCTAACGGTATGGAATGGTCCAGAGGGGGGGCGATTAACTGGATGGACTGCATCGAGTTTGACCAAGACAATCTTTTAAAAGTTCGGGTAATCGGCGGAGGTGGAGTATACACCTGTTCGGATATTACAGCCACAAATACATCCTGGAAATATGATGTGATCGGTATTGAAGAAACAGCATTTCTTGACGGCACAAGTATTCCCGGCGGACCGTTTATTTCTTCTTTCGGAGACGTATCAGGCTTTATGCATGAGCCGCTGACTTCTGCTCCTTCAACCAGACTTTCTCCTGCAGGTGGTTATAATAACCATAGTATTGCGTATGCCGCCGGCAACACAAACAAAGTTGTAAGAATTGGTAATGGAGATAACATTGTTTATTATTCAAATGATAAGGGCAGCACATGGACAGGAGCTTCTTCAAATATGGGCGCATCGGGAAGAGTAGCTGTCAGCGCAGATGGAGGTACTATATTGCATTGCCCCGGAGGTTCCTCAACAACATACTATACCACTAACAATGGAGGAAACTGGTCGGCCTGCTCAGGTGTGTCGCTCGGAGATGTTGCTCCGGCAGCTGACCAGGTAAATTCAAATTATTTCTACATATTCCATCCATCAACAGGGCAGATGTTCAGAAGCTCCAATAAAGGAGTGAGTTTTTCAGTAGCAGGCACGCCGGGTGCCTCAACAGCAAATCATCCGTGGGAATCTGTGTTGATACGGACAGTGCCCGGTTTTGAAGGACATCTATGGGTTCCTCTTGGCCGCAACGGACTAAAATATTCAACTAACGCCGGAGCGGCTTATACTACAGTTTCAAATGTAAGCTATTGCAAATCGATAGGGGTAGGAAAGACAATGCCCGGATCTAATTATCCTGCTGTTTTCATTTGGGGAACAGTGTCGGGTGTCACCGGCCTTTTCAGATCAACAGACCAGGGTGTTACATGGCTCAGGCTGAATGATGATGCCAACCAGTTTGCAGGAGCGCCATTGCTTATTGGAGATATGAACGTTGCCGGAAGAGTATTTATGAGTGCCGGCGGAGGAAGAGGTGTGATTTATTGGGAGCCTTCTGGTTCCTGCACACCAACTGCTATCACTCCGTACGTGCAGATTAACGGTGGGGCATGGCAGCAAACCGCCAATGCTTCTTTAACTGCAGGAGGCACTGTCATGTTTGGCCCGCAACCTGTAACAGGAGGATCGTGGAACTGGAGCGGCCCGAATAATTTTAGCGCAACAACACGTGAAGTAACCATTTCAAATATTCAGGCTAACCAGGCAGGTAATTACGTAGCTACATATACCAATGACGGAGGATGCCAAAGCACACAGACCTTTAGTGTTACTGTGACAACAGCCGCCACAGGCTCCATACTGAGAGAATACTGGACATGTATTAACGGCAGTACAATTAGCAGTCTTACTTCCAATGTCAATTATCCAAACAATCCAACGGGTAGCGTGCAACTCACCAGTCTTGAAGGCCCTACAAACTGGACAAATAACTACGGTACGAGAATACGTGGATATGTTCACCCTGCTACAAGCGGAAGCTATACGTTCTGGGTGGCCGGAAATGATAACACGGATTTGTACCTGAGTACAAGTGATAATCCTGCTAATAGTTCAAGGATAGCTTATGTGAATGGTTCGACAAATTCAAGACAATGGAATAAGTATGCCTCACAACAATCTGTAACCATCAACCTCACTGCCGGACAGAAATACTACATCGAAGTCCTTCACAAGGAAGGTACTGGTGCAGATAATGTAGCTGTAGCATGGCAAGGCCCCGGTATTTCACAACAGATAATTGCAGGAAGCTATCTTTCACCGTTTGTTCCGGCAGGCGGCGGTAATTCATCTGCCACTGTTAGTCTTAATGAAGATGAAATCAATCTTTATCCCAATCCATCCAATAAGGGAAGGTTTACTGTTATCCTTCCGGAAACTTCAGAAAATGCGACAGTGAAAATTTTTGATAACCAGGGACGCATGGTTTATGAAAAGAGCACTCAAGGCAATAAAAAAATTGAGATCGATTCGCAGCTTCAACCAGGGCTTTACATTGTGAGAATAAATTGTAAAGCATATAGTTTCACGAAAAGACTCATTGTTAATTGA
- a CDS encoding cellulase family glycosylhydrolase produces the protein MSSYRLIGFLMAILLFTSCKKKNVTANPELSASPSEINLPAEGGTADLTINGNANWTISNAASWLQLSKASGNSGSNTIKLTSTSNETGSTRSVYLSVNFSNGQARRVKVSQRPTLYPSYNTSPKAPDSTGMSTAVQLAAKFKLGWNIGNTMEAPNGETGWGNPQITESYIKFVKQQGFTAIRLPCAWNWTHLSDEKTAKIDPAWLNRVKEIVGYCVNNGLYVMLNVHWDGGWLENNINPLKQDSVNAKQKAIWEQIATAMRDFDEHLMFASANEPNADDAAEMAILASYHQTFVNAVRSTGGKNSHRVLIVQGPNTSATLTYNLMNTLPKDLTANRLMVEVHNYTPSLFCFIGEDQSWGRMIYYWGNGNHSTIEPDRNATFGEESEIIADYNKMKTAFIDKGIPVIMGEYGAYRRKGPTNIPKDMVKHEASVDYWTTFTTKEALARGIKPFWWDTGGALDRSNNTVKDQRTIDALIAATK, from the coding sequence ATGAGTAGTTACAGACTGATAGGTTTTTTAATGGCGATATTACTTTTTACAAGTTGTAAAAAAAAGAACGTTACTGCTAATCCCGAACTCTCTGCTTCCCCGTCGGAGATTAATCTTCCCGCCGAAGGTGGAACAGCAGATTTGACAATTAACGGAAATGCAAATTGGACGATCAGTAATGCTGCTTCATGGTTGCAACTAAGTAAAGCATCAGGCAATAGTGGTAGCAATACTATCAAGTTAACATCAACATCAAATGAAACAGGTTCTACCCGGTCTGTATATTTATCAGTAAACTTTTCAAACGGACAGGCAAGGAGAGTAAAGGTATCACAACGGCCCACCTTATACCCGTCTTACAACACTTCTCCCAAAGCGCCTGATTCAACAGGAATGAGCACTGCTGTGCAATTGGCTGCCAAATTCAAATTGGGCTGGAATATTGGTAATACAATGGAGGCACCTAATGGTGAAACGGGTTGGGGCAATCCTCAGATCACAGAGTCGTACATCAAATTTGTAAAACAGCAAGGGTTTACTGCTATTCGACTTCCATGTGCATGGAACTGGACGCATTTAAGCGATGAAAAAACCGCAAAGATCGATCCCGCTTGGCTCAACAGGGTTAAAGAAATTGTTGGATACTGTGTAAACAATGGACTGTATGTTATGCTCAACGTTCATTGGGATGGTGGCTGGCTTGAAAATAATATCAATCCGCTAAAGCAGGATTCTGTTAATGCAAAACAAAAAGCAATATGGGAACAAATTGCTACTGCCATGCGTGATTTTGATGAGCACCTCATGTTTGCAAGCGCCAACGAACCCAATGCTGATGATGCTGCGGAGATGGCAATTTTAGCATCCTATCATCAGACATTTGTTAATGCTGTTCGTTCAACAGGTGGGAAAAACAGCCACCGTGTTCTTATTGTTCAGGGGCCAAATACAAGTGCGACATTGACATATAATTTAATGAATACACTTCCTAAAGATCTAACAGCCAATCGCCTGATGGTTGAAGTGCATAACTATACGCCTTCATTGTTTTGTTTCATAGGTGAAGATCAAAGCTGGGGCAGGATGATTTATTACTGGGGCAATGGGAATCATTCCACCATTGAACCCGATCGTAACGCCACTTTTGGAGAAGAGAGCGAAATCATTGCTGACTATAACAAGATGAAAACTGCATTTATTGATAAAGGGATTCCTGTAATAATGGGTGAGTATGGAGCTTACAGGCGCAAGGGCCCAACTAATATTCCAAAAGATATGGTGAAGCATGAAGCTTCGGTTGACTATTGGACAACCTTCACTACCAAAGAAGCATTAGCCCGTGGAATAAAACCATTTTGGTGGGATACAGGTGGTGCGTTGGATAGAAGTAATAACACCGTAAAAGATCAGCGTACAATTGATGCTCTTATTGCAGCGACGAAGTAA
- a CDS encoding RagB/SusD family nutrient uptake outer membrane protein, protein MKHINSIILVAVVTVFCFACKKSFLDRPSQSQISSDNFYKTTSDLRLATASLYGGATWGIWHHEAYLPLGDILSGNGNRQWISDWVQLYTRTITAGNSVLQGGWKGLYNLVGQCNGVINSIEKKGAASISQADKNAALGEAKFIRAMAYYYLVSLWGAVPIIEDNSKLIQEPLVNRHIVSDVYKFITLDLNFAAKHLPRTDEKGRVTTWSAQGMLAKVYLTRAGLEGNGNRNQNYLDSAKHFAAIVCNESGLNLLDNYYNLFRSQYNDNPESLFALQWATGPSISWEEGNLLLTYSPSNDINPQKNGAWTALSPTYDLYLNYDVKDSVRRKASFTLNGDFYPELNAAGGGYTAGGQSMKKHIIGNEKDNNSPTMTYTASIEHDALLRLADVYLIYAEAILGNNGSTSNAEALKYFNKVRVRAGVDPVSAINIDDILKERRIEFAFEGQYWLDLVRLSYWNPTKAVNILNNQQRVTFAYANGVATPDAPIGTAVVPATISAFTLQIPASELAADPKLAEPPVKYY, encoded by the coding sequence ATGAAACATATTAATAGCATAATATTGGTTGCGGTGGTTACTGTATTTTGTTTCGCCTGTAAAAAAAGCTTTCTCGACCGCCCTTCGCAATCACAAATAAGTTCGGATAACTTTTATAAAACCACTTCAGATTTAAGATTAGCCACTGCCAGTCTTTATGGAGGTGCTACCTGGGGTATTTGGCATCACGAAGCCTATTTGCCTTTAGGGGATATATTGAGCGGAAACGGCAACCGTCAATGGATCAGTGATTGGGTACAGCTTTATACACGTACCATTACTGCGGGCAATAGTGTACTGCAGGGAGGATGGAAGGGCTTGTATAATTTAGTTGGCCAATGCAATGGCGTTATTAATTCCATTGAAAAAAAGGGAGCTGCATCTATTAGCCAGGCAGATAAAAATGCGGCTCTTGGTGAAGCAAAGTTTATTCGTGCAATGGCTTATTATTATCTCGTTAGTTTGTGGGGTGCAGTTCCAATTATTGAAGACAATAGTAAACTCATTCAGGAACCGTTAGTAAATCGTCACATTGTTTCCGATGTTTATAAGTTTATCACACTCGATTTAAATTTTGCTGCCAAACATTTACCTCGTACTGATGAAAAAGGTCGTGTTACTACCTGGTCGGCACAAGGCATGCTGGCGAAGGTTTACCTTACAAGGGCAGGTCTTGAAGGCAACGGAAACCGTAATCAGAATTATTTAGACAGTGCAAAGCATTTCGCAGCAATTGTTTGTAATGAGAGCGGTTTGAATTTATTGGATAATTATTATAACCTGTTCAGATCTCAATACAACGATAACCCTGAGTCCTTATTTGCGCTTCAGTGGGCTACTGGTCCAAGTATTAGTTGGGAAGAAGGCAATTTATTGCTGACCTATTCTCCATCAAATGATATTAACCCGCAAAAAAATGGTGCATGGACTGCTTTGTCGCCTACCTATGATTTGTATCTGAATTATGATGTAAAAGATAGCGTAAGAAGAAAAGCTTCGTTTACTCTCAATGGAGACTTTTATCCTGAATTGAATGCAGCAGGAGGCGGATACACGGCTGGCGGACAAAGTATGAAGAAGCATATTATCGGAAACGAAAAAGATAATAATTCACCCACTATGACCTATACAGCATCTATTGAACATGATGCGCTGCTTCGCCTTGCAGATGTTTATTTAATTTATGCAGAAGCGATCCTTGGGAATAATGGAAGCACTTCCAATGCTGAGGCATTGAAATATTTTAATAAAGTAAGAGTAAGAGCTGGTGTTGATCCGGTTTCAGCAATAAATATCGACGACATTCTTAAAGAAAGAAGAATTGAATTCGCTTTTGAAGGACAATACTGGCTGGACCTCGTTCGTCTTTCGTATTGGAATCCTACCAAAGCGGTAAATATTCTCAACAACCAGCAACGGGTAACATTTGCATATGCAAACGGAGTAGCAACTCCCGATGCACCTATTGGCACAGCCGTTGTACCTGCTACAATTTCTGCTTTTACATTACAGATACCAGCATCTGAACTGGCTGCTGATCCCAAACTTGCTGAACCTCCTGTTAAATACTATTAA